The following coding sequences lie in one Rutidosis leptorrhynchoides isolate AG116_Rl617_1_P2 chromosome 6, CSIRO_AGI_Rlap_v1, whole genome shotgun sequence genomic window:
- the LOC139853886 gene encoding uncharacterized protein, with translation MSTEDSSHDQSVNSSNQNLATQLSNLLKNNLQSHSKISDSLKINLDLNNQNYALWARMIKVAIGGKSKSLLNHLTTVAPEMSEEGYEQWEQDDLVVFSWPIQNIEPTLASNLTEYPTAKALWDALVVTYSSGKDKLQNFDLHVKAHDIKQKDQSLEDLWITMQGIWGEIDRRDPNPMKELLRLDLLPSPEEAYATVRKEVARQHILDEAKNESSHQGIGSGLSAANRTDQSGQTTNPYPHRNKPSYLKVDKSKLMCAECGKTRHTKDQCFKLKGFPDWWNKPGKATVATTSEPPTTTT, from the exons ATGTCTACTGAAGACAGCAGCCATGACCAATCAGTTAACTCATCAAACCAAAACTTAGCAACTCAATTAAGCAACCTTCTCAAAAACAACCTTCAATCTCATTCCAAAATTTCAGATAGCCTGAAAATTAACCTTGATCTTAACAATCAAAATTATGCGTTATGGGCAAGGATGATTAAGGTTGCAATAGGAGGGAAATCAAAATCCCTCCTTAACCACTTGACTACTGTTGCACCAGAAATGAGTGAAGAAGGGTATGAACAATGGGAACAAGACGATTTAGTCGTGTTCTCATGGCCCATACAAAATATCGAACCCACTTTGGCTAGCAACCTTACCGAGTACCCCACAGCAAAAGCTCTTTGGGATGCCTTGGTGGTTACATATAGCAGTGGAAAGGATAAACTGCAAAACTTTGACTTACACGTGAAAGCACACGACATCAAACAAAAAGATCAGTCATTAGAAGATCTTTGGATCACGATGCAAGGCATTTGGGGGGAAATCGACAGGCGAGATCCAAACCCAATGAA AGAGCTTTTAAGGTTAGATCTGTTACCTTCGCCGGAAGAAGCATATGCAACGGTAAGGAAAGAGGTGGCTCGCCAACACATTCTTGATGAAGCTAAAAACGAATCAAGTCATCAAGGAATTGGATCAGGACTTAGTGCTGCAAACAGAACTGATCAAAGTGGGCAGACCACCAACCCTTATCCTCACCGGAATAAGCCATCTTACCTAAAGGTTGATAAATCAAAATTGATGTGTGCTGAATGTGGGAAAACAAGGCACACAAAGGATCAATGTTTCAAGTTAAAAGGGTTTCCGGATTGGTGGAACAAACCGGGTAAAGCTACAGTAGCAACGACGTcagaaccaccaaccaccaccacttaa